A region of Necator americanus strain Aroian chromosome I, whole genome shotgun sequence DNA encodes the following proteins:
- a CDS encoding hypothetical protein (NECATOR_CHRI.G1493.T1): MTKSVVVEGEAPETDDELPIIPHEAPSLKVIVVEGEASETDDDEINVAVPTTTTAVEPETIEIPQEARAHVDEKLVQRWRTLSTDTLIMTSRRLQPTMKAVDEMENCVDNTLTTVQTASALIRRTSTVVYHLEDSVNALVEASKLIPEKFENTVDVVKFM; the protein is encoded by the exons ATGACGAAATCTGTAGTGGTTGAAGGTGAAGCGCCAGAAACTGACGATGAACTCCCCATAATTCCTCATGAGGCTCCGTCATTGAAAGTTATTGTTGTCGAAGGTGAAGCATCAGAGACTGATGATGACGAAATTAACGTAGCTGTTCCGACGACAACGACAGCGGTAGAACCGGAGACCATTGAGATTCCGCAGGA AGCTCGTGCTCACGTGGATGAGAAACTCGTGCAGCGCTGGCGGACTCTGAGCACCGACACACTGATCATGACTTCACGTCGATTGCAACCAACCATGAAGGCTGTGGATGAGATGGAGAACTGTGTTGACAACACGTTAACAACTGTGCAG ACGGCATCAGCTCTCATTCGACGTACATCAACAGTAGTTTATCACCTTGAAGACAGCGTAAACGCTCTTGTAGAAGCGTCAAAACTGATcccagaaaaatttgaaaatacagTAGATGTTGTAAAATTTATGTGA
- a CDS encoding hypothetical protein (NECATOR_CHRI.G1492.T1): MPLRILLLVRNRLRQVWYQFIDTGKTKNLVDRFLRQLGRNGRNHPSLHNLRSRVLHLKSVPQQINVIIWNLWWNEDATDFACDQAASALIRRTSAVVYYF, translated from the exons ATGCCCTTACGCATTCTACTTTTAGTtaggaatcgtttgag acaagtctggtaccaattcatcgacacCGGAAAGACGAAAAACTTGGTTG accgttttttacggcaattaggaaggaatggacggaatcacccttctctccataatctacgatcccgtgtactccacctgaaatccgtaccacagcag ATCAATGTAATTATTTGGAACCTCTGGTGGAATGAGGACGCGACTGACTTCGCCTGTGATCAGGCGGCATCAGCTCTCATCCGACGTACATCAGCTGTAGTATACTACTTTTAA
- a CDS encoding hypothetical protein (NECATOR_CHRI.G1491.T1), which yields MERSCNERHIEMLDYMEQFIHSYPGVPKIAQIWPTALAHGTLNDLFHSDTHFLSFFQKNREKLENAFVFFMGDHGPWVTKITTTFLGRYEANNPFLLVTIPKRYRNTEMHIQLKDKSHQLMTNFDLHATLMDILQIQPLSNFSDISYRDMQPYSKGSSLLRIWRGARNCRTLPIPPQYCLCQLKWTEVRRRILEIKLGVFLAENLNKLLKKERLDKKCIPQVHHSTLQVRVRKDTNNDLLYDVRVYLHPSHGLFSAHIRSKSGSFVMDSGFKREDQYGTQGRCIFGSIYEPICQCRGQKHQGLRNEITRNLCKAPDLNV from the exons ATGGAGAGGTCTTGCAACGAACGTCACATAGAAATGCTGGACTACATGGAACAGTTCATCCACTCGTATCCGG GAGTTCCAAAAATCGCGCAAATATGGCCAACGGCCTTAGCGCATGGGACGTTGAATGATCTTTTCCACAGTGACACccattttttgtcatttttccagaaaaatagggagaaattagaaaatgctttcgtttttttcatgGGAGATCATGGTCCATGGGTAACCAAG ATTACTACCACATTTTTGGGACGTTATGAAGCAAATAATCCATTTCTCCTAGTAACCATACCAAAACGGTACCGCAACACTGAAATGCACATCCAGCTCAAGGACAAATCTCATCAATTAATGACCAACTTTGATCTACACGCCACTCTTATGGATATCCTTCAG ATACAACCGCTGTCAAATTTTAGTGATATCTCTTATCGCGATATGCAACCATATAGTAAAGGGTCGTCATTGCTGAGAATATGGCGAGGGGCGAGAAATTGTCGCACATTACCCATTCCACCGCAGTATTGCTTGTGTCAACTCAAGTGGACTGAAGTTAG acgcAGGATCCTCGAGATCAAACTGGGCGTATTCTTGGCTGAAAATCTAAACAAACTCCTCAAAAAAGAACGATTGGACAAAAAATGCATTCCGCAAGTTCACCACTCG ACTTTACAAGTGCGTGTTAGAAAGGACACAAATAATGACTTACTGTACGATGTTCGCGTTTACCTCCACCCCTCTCACGGATTATTCTCT GCGCACATTCGCTCCAAGTCTGGCAGTTTTGTAATGGATTCTGGATTTAAACGGGAGGATCAGTACGGCACTCAAGGAAGATGCATATTTGGCAGTATATATGAGCCGATTTGTCAATGTCGAGGACAGAAACATCAGGGATTGCGAAACGAGATCACTAGAAATTTATGCAAAGCTCCTGATCTCAATGTTTAA